A DNA window from Andrena cerasifolii isolate SP2316 chromosome 16, iyAndCera1_principal, whole genome shotgun sequence contains the following coding sequences:
- the LOC143377727 gene encoding uncharacterized protein LOC143377727 isoform X1, producing the protein MPRKHQVPMLVDLALCSVGEYVTMFGRYMTKLICTISKTNPDYGHTKLRTMLEFMRHLLSSSIPRHLYDKLSQAVLTAIVNLVKETRGTYNDYAVTTAFLSEMTIALHLTEVAVGAHLKAIEFSTWPKIMRHVLYNKLHEMVGLEVLDLGSGSAGWRTSDIEKIIVNGVSAMPNLVCFILCFDCTDNIIAALAQNCKKLQKLDVTASRSVTERSVKALLSCKYLKQIKLCRTSMTVLGYANLFLEHLNIEDIGRCDEFGYVLEHIHQEMDIKRSFHIGTFESRNFSMEHLCLLVDMCPYITSLCLLRDERIVDLTVLATFDYLKELKLLSCDFYAHGIKTLLEIKGRTITSLHLEHVEQIDLNALILISQYCPDIKSLVFYNCEFLEHAPAYPRRLTVPPFRSLERIKCVAECANMHLEFLLSCCINIRFIQLGSSTGIGDETMRRIFLGNPLSKLEELKILYSHDLSMKTVQLLMQYCHNLRRLSELESWQGISPAELNSFKEQLKSTNTNLDISPSLSFA; encoded by the coding sequence ATGCCAAGAAAACACCAAGTACCTATGCTAGTGGATCTAGCTTTGTGTTCCGTCGGGGAATACGTGACTATGTTCGGTAGATACATGACAAAGCTTATTTGCACGATTTCCAAAACTAATCCAGACTACGGACACACCAAGCTGCGCACGATGTTAGAATTTATGAGGCATTTACTGAGCTCCAGTATACCCAGACACTTGTACGACAAGCTGTCTCAAGCGGTGCTAACTGCGATTGTCAATTTGGTTAAAGAAACTAGAGGTACATACAACGATTACGCTGTAACTACAGCCTTTCTGTCGGAAATGACGATCGCTCTTCATTTAACAGAAGTGGCTGTAGGTGCGCATCTGAAAGCGATCGAATTTTCTACTTGGCCTAAGATCATGAGACACGTTCTTTATAATAAGTTGCATGAGATGGTTGGCCTCGAGGTTCTGGATTTAGGCTCAGGCTCGGCTGGTTGGAGAACGTCTGATATCGAAAAGATTATTGTCAATGGAGTGTCCGCTATGCCGAATTTAGtatgttttattttatgctTCGACTGTACAGACAATATTATAGCAGCTTTAGCTCAGAATTGTAAGAAACTGCAGAAGCTAGATGTAACTGCGTCTAGGTCTGTGACGGAGCGCAGTGTCAAAGCTTTGCTttcgtgtaaatatttaaaacagatTAAGCTATGTAGAACCTCTATGACCGTACTCGGTTATGCGAACCTCTTTTTAGAACATTTAAACATAGAGGATATTGGTAGATGCGACGAGTTTGGGTATGTTTTAGAACATATTCATCAGGAGATGGACATTAAAAGGTCTTTTCATATCGGAACATTTGAGAGTCGAAATTTCAGTATGGAACATTTATGTCTTTTAGTCGATATGTGCCCGTATATAACGAGTCTTTGTTTATTACGCGATGAACGAATTGTCGATTTAACAGTTCTAGCTACTTTtgattatttaaaagaattgaagCTTTTATCTTGCGACTTTTATGCCCATGGGATAAAGACGTTGTTGGAAATAAAGGGTCGTACAATTACGAGTCTGCACTTGGAGCATGTAGAACAAATTGACTTGAATGCACTTATATTGATAAGTCAGTATTGCCCAGACATAAAGAGCCTAGTTTTTTACAACTGCGAATTCTTAGAACATGCACCGGCTTATCCAAGAAGGCTTACAGTCCCGCCATTCCGTTCTTTAGAAAGAATCAAGTGTGTAGCAGAATGCGCAAACATGCACTTAGAATTTTTGCTTTCTTGCTGTATAAACATCAGATTCATTCAGCTGGGTTCATCGACCGGTATCGGGGACGAGACGATGAGAAGAATATTTCTGGGAAACCCATTGAGCAAGCTGGAGGAGctcaaaatattatacagtCATGATCTATCGATGAAAACTGTGCAATTGTTAATGCAATATTGTCATAACTTACGACGTCTGTCAGAGTT
- the LOC143377729 gene encoding RNA-binding protein NOB1 — protein MNENQRAQYLVVDTSAFIRNAPLQDIGVNIITEQDVVNEVTNKRQLRRLVVLPYDLTIQNAHAEDIQFVTEFSKKTGDYASLSATDIKVIALTYRLEKEKVGTDHLRTNPIVKNTVDSNANKDEKLCTPVAGFYMPEKKIGINEEDNEDNLEESEDQECVEDNDNEKVEINLEDNVKNEDNEEEESEDYFSESSSNIESDYETAESDIDNDREEDLSNKFSKLNCEPAEFIVQDKDNCQHNVDDVLALVKRDSDVERDDNEDDLYEGDEDEDDDDDDSGWITPRNIREVKKEIDSDLLEQKPATVACLTMDFAMQNVLKQIGLHVVALDGRVIKQMKTFILRCYACFKTTSIMTTVFCPSCGNKTLKKVAVTLNEEGKQEIHINFRKPISKKGKRFSLPMPKGGKHANNPILCADQPLPHQRASRLARTKNDPLQDDYIAGYSPFIMRDVDSKSAMLGIRSGGPVKYWMKKNPNEARRKRK, from the exons ATGAATGAAAATCAGAGAGCGCAGTATTTGGTTGTCGATACGAGCGCATTCATCAGGAATGCACCGTTACAG GATATCGGTGTTAACATAATAACAGAGCAAGATGTAGTGAATGAAGTTACGAACAAAAGACAGCTGAGAAGGCTGGTTGTTTTGCCATACGACTTAACAATACAAAATGCACATGCCGAAGACATTCAATTTG TTACGGAATTCTCTAAAAAAACTGGCGACTATGCTAGTTTATCAGCAACTGATATAAAAGTGATTGCCCTAACCTATCGGTTAGAGAAGGAAAAGGTAGGAACAGACCATTTAAGAACCAATCCAATAGTGAAAAACACTGTTGATTCCAATGCGAATAAAGACGAGAAACTATGTACTCCTGTAGCTGGTTTTTATATGCCCGAGAAAAAG ATTGGTATCAATGAGGAAGACAATGAAGATAATTTGGAAGAATCTGAGGATCAGGAATGCGTAGAAGATAATGATAATGAAAAAGTAGAAATAAACTTGGAAGATAATGTAAAGAATGAGGATAATGAAGAAGAAGAGTCAGAAGATTATTTCAGTGAATCTTCCAGCAATATTGAATCAGATTATGAAACTGCAGAGTCTGATATAGATAATGATAGAGAAGAAGATTTGTCtaataaattttcgaaattaaattGTGAGCCGGCAGAATTCATAGTTCAAGATAAAGATAATTGTCAGCACAACGTTGATGACGTCCTTGCTCTCGTTAAAAGAGACTCGGATGTTGAACGTGATGATAATGAAGATGATCTGTACGAAGGTGATGAAGACgaagatgacgacgatgatgataGCGGTTGGATCACACCTA GAAACATTCGTGAAGTTAAGAAAGAAATTGATTCCGACCTTCTCGAACAAAAGCCTGCAACTGTCGCGTGTCTAACAATGGACTTTGCGATGCAAAATGTTTTAAAACAGATTGGATTGCACGTGGTAGCCTTAGACGGGAGAGTAATCAAGCAAATGAAAACATTCATCCTTAGATGTTACGCGTGCTTTAAGACTACAAGTATTATGACCACAGTCTTTTGTCCCAGTTGTGGCAATAAAACATTAAAGAAGGTTGCAGTCACGTTAAATGAAGAAGGGAAGCAAGAGATTCATATTAACTTCCGGAAACCAATCTCAAAGAAGGGGAAAAGA TTCTCTTTACCAATGCCGAAGGGTGGGAAACATGCGAACAATCCTATTCTTTGCGCGGATCAACCACTACCTCATCAGAGAGCATCGAGGCTAGCACGCACTAAAAACGATCCTTTACAAGATGATTACATAGCTGGATATTCTCCATTCATTATGCGTGATGTGGATTCTAAATCGGCTATGCTAGGTATACGATCGGGCGGCCCTGTGAAGTACTGGATGAAGAAAAATCCGAACGAAGCTAGAAGAAAACGTAAATAA
- the LOC143377727 gene encoding uncharacterized protein LOC143377727 isoform X2 codes for MPRKHQVPMLVDLALCSVGEYVTMFGRYMTKLICTISKTNPDYGHTKLRTMLEFMRHLLSSSIPRHLYDKLSQAVLTAIVNLVKETREVAVGAHLKAIEFSTWPKIMRHVLYNKLHEMVGLEVLDLGSGSAGWRTSDIEKIIVNGVSAMPNLVCFILCFDCTDNIIAALAQNCKKLQKLDVTASRSVTERSVKALLSCKYLKQIKLCRTSMTVLGYANLFLEHLNIEDIGRCDEFGYVLEHIHQEMDIKRSFHIGTFESRNFSMEHLCLLVDMCPYITSLCLLRDERIVDLTVLATFDYLKELKLLSCDFYAHGIKTLLEIKGRTITSLHLEHVEQIDLNALILISQYCPDIKSLVFYNCEFLEHAPAYPRRLTVPPFRSLERIKCVAECANMHLEFLLSCCINIRFIQLGSSTGIGDETMRRIFLGNPLSKLEELKILYSHDLSMKTVQLLMQYCHNLRRLSELESWQGISPAELNSFKEQLKSTNTNLDISPSLSFA; via the exons ATGCCAAGAAAACACCAAGTACCTATGCTAGTGGATCTAGCTTTGTGTTCCGTCGGGGAATACGTGACTATGTTCGGTAGATACATGACAAAGCTTATTTGCACGATTTCCAAAACTAATCCAGACTACGGACACACCAAGCTGCGCACGATGTTAGAATTTATGAGGCATTTACTGAGCTCCAGTATACCCAGACACTTGTACGACAAGCTGTCTCAAGCGGTGCTAACTGCGATTGTCAATTTGGTTAAAGAAACTAGAG AAGTGGCTGTAGGTGCGCATCTGAAAGCGATCGAATTTTCTACTTGGCCTAAGATCATGAGACACGTTCTTTATAATAAGTTGCATGAGATGGTTGGCCTCGAGGTTCTGGATTTAGGCTCAGGCTCGGCTGGTTGGAGAACGTCTGATATCGAAAAGATTATTGTCAATGGAGTGTCCGCTATGCCGAATTTAGtatgttttattttatgctTCGACTGTACAGACAATATTATAGCAGCTTTAGCTCAGAATTGTAAGAAACTGCAGAAGCTAGATGTAACTGCGTCTAGGTCTGTGACGGAGCGCAGTGTCAAAGCTTTGCTttcgtgtaaatatttaaaacagatTAAGCTATGTAGAACCTCTATGACCGTACTCGGTTATGCGAACCTCTTTTTAGAACATTTAAACATAGAGGATATTGGTAGATGCGACGAGTTTGGGTATGTTTTAGAACATATTCATCAGGAGATGGACATTAAAAGGTCTTTTCATATCGGAACATTTGAGAGTCGAAATTTCAGTATGGAACATTTATGTCTTTTAGTCGATATGTGCCCGTATATAACGAGTCTTTGTTTATTACGCGATGAACGAATTGTCGATTTAACAGTTCTAGCTACTTTtgattatttaaaagaattgaagCTTTTATCTTGCGACTTTTATGCCCATGGGATAAAGACGTTGTTGGAAATAAAGGGTCGTACAATTACGAGTCTGCACTTGGAGCATGTAGAACAAATTGACTTGAATGCACTTATATTGATAAGTCAGTATTGCCCAGACATAAAGAGCCTAGTTTTTTACAACTGCGAATTCTTAGAACATGCACCGGCTTATCCAAGAAGGCTTACAGTCCCGCCATTCCGTTCTTTAGAAAGAATCAAGTGTGTAGCAGAATGCGCAAACATGCACTTAGAATTTTTGCTTTCTTGCTGTATAAACATCAGATTCATTCAGCTGGGTTCATCGACCGGTATCGGGGACGAGACGATGAGAAGAATATTTCTGGGAAACCCATTGAGCAAGCTGGAGGAGctcaaaatattatacagtCATGATCTATCGATGAAAACTGTGCAATTGTTAATGCAATATTGTCATAACTTACGACGTCTGTCAGAGTT